CTTCTATAGCAGGTAACAAGTCACAAACACACTAAACACTCTTCTACCTGTAACCTTTCCTGGATGAATACTGTTACTTGTGAGGTGTTTTGAATCAAAGGGGATTGTTGAGAATTGACTCTGAAGTAAAAACTCTCCAAATCTTGATAAATACTACCACCTCAGTGGGCCAAACATCTATTTCTCATGCTCTCTGTCTTCCCCACAGCGGCATGAAGGGCAAAAACATCTTCCTTGTGGCTGCCACTCTGAGACCAGAAACCATGTTTGGTCAGACCAACTGCTGGGTGAGACCCGACATGAAGTATGTCGCTTTTGAAACAGCCAGTGGAGACATCTTCATCTCCACTAGCAGGTCTGCCAGGAACATGTCTTTCCAGGGCTTCACTAAGGAAAACGGAGTGGTGCCAGTTGTGATGGAAATCTTGGGACAGGTACTTTTGCTTACTTGTTGCTCCCAATTACAGCAAATAAATTATCATAGTAATTCATTTGTTAAAGTTTTGAATTTCACATTGAAATGCAAATACTTTTTAATAGATTAAAAATTCATTGTGGTTACTGTTACTTGTCCGAAACTCTTTATATTCTTTTGATGAGGAATGAGCTTCTGTCTTTTAGTGTAAATTAAATCAGACTTTTCTCTCTGTCTATTAAGGATATCCTTGGCTGTGCGTTGAGTGCTCCTCTAACCTCCTACAAGATCATTTATGCCCTGCCAATGCTCACCATCAAGGAAGACAAAGGTACAAGTCCAGAGCCGTGTTTCGAGAAGTTACAGTACATTTCTTCAAGACATGTATTTGTCTTCTAACCAGTGTCAGTCACAGCAGCAAGAGTCTTGGGAGATTTTCACCCTTCACTTCTGAAAAGATCCACAAACacttgaaatgttttcattatcatttattcatattacCTCGCTAGTCGTTACAGAGGTGGGcgtgggtctggagaacctgggttcgaGTCCCCAGTGTGCAAACAGAGGTGACCCACTGTAGGCtcttgagcaaggcccttaacccaaCTCAGCTGGTCCCCGGGTACCAGAACATTGCAGCCCATTGCTCTCTGGTGAATCCTGATTGGCTGAATTTCCCAATTGGgattaatactactactactactactactactactattattaataataataatagtaatagtagtagtaaaaataataataataatggtagTAGtagttgttattgttattaatattattgttattatctgAGCACAGAATCTGCATTGACCTTTATCCCTTATTCTGCAAGGTCTTTTGCTATGTTTTAACAGAAGTGGATGGGAAAAATTTGGGATCTAAAATAGCAGGTCAAGATAGAATTCAGAAGTATTTAACTGCGATTTCAAAGGGTgacaataattttatttttttttaaattcctttaaAGTAGAACCGACACAACATGGAGTTTTTCTGTTTGAAGTATCATCTATTTTTCTGGATTCTCTTCTTGCTGAGAGGTGCTGTTTGTATCTTAGTTTTCATGTGTCCTCATGAAGAACTTTTCTAAATAGtcatatttaaaatttctgAATCCCTGAACTGAAATGTCAGAATGTCATTAGtataaaaaatgaatttattctgTTCAGCATGTCATCCTGTTTCTAAAGGTTATGAAGTGTAACGAGAAACAGTAACTCAGATCACGTTAATTTGGATTTCCTGTTTCACAGAAAGTTGCTCCAGTGTTGCTAATGAAATGTGGCACCATATGTTATTTATTAGCtgagaatgtaaaaaaaaacagtattgtTTAATTGATCATGTGGTCTGTGCTTTCTTCAGGTACTGGTGTTGTTACCAGTGTGCCATCTGATGCTCCTGATGACATTGCTGCTCTAAGGGACATTAAGAAGAAGCAGGTAATGTGACACACATGTAAATTATCATCTCCTTTTTGACTTTAAGCAAGCCTTTGAGCATAATTTGTtggtcattattttttattgtgtctgCTGTGCTATTAAACTGAGCAAACCATCCTCTTCTTTTGAAGGCAAAAACTTtaagacacatttttaaaaatcactctGCATTTGGTGAGTTTATTAAGATCCTAATAATTCTTGCTTTTTCTAAAGGCTCTACGAGAAAAGTATGGAATTGAGGACAAGATGGTGTTGCCTTTTGAGCCGGTGAGTGACTGTTGTAAAACTCAGCTCGATTTCATTTGCACTGAACTCACTAGTTTAGTTGCAGCTGCTCAGCGCtccattatttgtgttttttttttttttttttaaatttatgtatgCACGTTCCAGGTCCCTATCATCGAGATCCCAGGATACGGGAACCTTTCTGCGCCTCTGGTGTGTGATGAGCTGAAGATCCAGAGCCAGAATGACAAGGAGAAACTGGCTGAGGCCAAAGAGAAAGTCTACCTGAAGGGATTTTATGAAGGGGTGAGTGATTTTACTTTCTGAATGCGGACAACTTTATGATTTGACCTGAAGTTTGAAGCTTGAAAATCAGGTAAACGCTAAAGGCCAAGCTGAATTGTTCATTCTGGCTCCAGGCTATGTGTTGccctcaggtttttttttctttattctttgtccaattcttaaaaaaacatgtgtgCAAGCTGAAAAGTATCCACAATTTACTCACCGATCAGGCTTGAATTCGGTATAATTTTTcgatttatttgatttgattttattactcTCCTAGCATCACATCACAACAGTTACAGGAAGACTTGTTAAATAGCTGTCAGCACATTATTGTGTACGTTGAGCGTGTGTCTTCTGTGTCTTTCCTTTCGGTGAattgataaaatcctgtcttgcTTGTTTTGAATTAATATTATAGTTtggtgaaaaaaaatgcatcattgTAAATGTTATTGTGaataaatttctttttcagatCATGCTTGTTGATGGCTACAAGGGGCAAAAGGTCCAAGATGTGAAGAAACCGATCCAGAAGATGATGGTTGAGAGGGTTAGACGTTTCTGTTGTAACTAATTCAATGTAAAGGTTTCAGATTTACCTTGTTAAGTTTGGCCTTGTAAAATGCGTTCACTGTCGCAGTTATCACGCaaagtttgattaaaacttATAGATTTATATTCAGTGATTTTATCTATTTTCGCTTCTGTTAATCTGTCACAGGGGGAGGCCATGATCTACATGGAGCCAGAAAAACAGGTCATGTCACGATCAGCTGATGAGTGTGTGGTTGCTCTCTGCGACCAATGGTGAGTGCTTCAAGAATGTTTGTGCTGTAAAATCTGTAAGACCTGTTTTCATTAGTACTTGTTATTTAATGGTAATGTTTTAATGGTGAATTTTAAGGAAAGATTACTTGTGTGTCTGACAGGTATTTGGACTATGGAGATGCTGAGTGGAAGCAACAGGCCAATGAAGCCCTCAAGTCTTTGGAAACGTAAGAGGTTAACTTCTGCATGGaatttcctttttgcttttgCAGCATGTGTGCCTTCTGCTTATGTTGGCAGACTTGAAAAGTTGGAAGTAGCAGTAATGGAGCCATGGTTAAATTCTCCACAGCTGAACGCACATGTCACATTCAACATTAACACAGATAAACTGTAATACGCTAAAAACTTTAAGCAGTTTCATATATTTTTAGATAAATCAGATTATTCTGGTATACAGTGTTGTTAAAATGCTGCCTTTTCCAAAATACCAGCTTTTGTGAAGAGACTCGGAAAAACTTTGAGGCCACTTTGGACTGGCTACAGGAACATGCCTGCTCTCGGACATATGGTCTCGGTAAGTGTTTTCCTCTACAGTGAGTGTATGCACTGCAAGATTTATTAAGCATACTTGAGATGGATGACTAATAAAATGTTGATACtgttttagatttaattaattGAAATGTACCTTGAATTTCTTCAAGTTGTGTTTGGGTGCTGCTTTTTGTCTGTAGATGGAGACAGAGGACTGACAATAAAGAACCTAGCATCATTCTTTAGATGGATTTAGATCCAAGGCCAGCTGGCATGCATGACAGCCAAGGCTGTAAAGTCTAGACTCTTTGTTGGTTTGACTGTAGAAACCTGTTTACGTATTTTTAGAATATGAAGTCTGACCAAACAGAATACCAAACAGTCTGATAGACTGTTCAGCATCTCTGGGAGCTTTTCAGCAGATACTTTTGTGCTTGTGAAGCCAAAAGTGAATTTATGTTTTCAAGGTTTTCCTCAACAAACGCTGTTCACacacatgaatgtttttaaacctattttaaacagaaatatctGTTTTATATATCAAGAATATGTCCCAGTCTAGATGTGTACCtcttaaataaggaaaaaaaaaaaaataaattagcgTATTTGTGATCTGTCGACTGCTCTTTAGGTCTTACAttgattttataaaaatgtcacattttatgtttgtatatatgATTAATGCATTCAACTGTGGTCAATATTAATTATTGCTAAAGTATGAGCATTTAACTCCGTTTCAAATTGGggacaaaaaattaaacctcAAACGTGAGCTCAGAGGATGTGAAGCTAATTGATGAGCGAGGTTTTCATAAGTTCTTGTTGCTAAGAATTATGGAAGTGTATTGCATTCACTTGgacaaaaacactgtttttctgaattaagataaatttacagaaaataaacttcTGAATTTTTCTGAATTAGagattttttaatcattttatgattgacatgaataattaattaaaataattcatgaataatgaataattattataCAAGATAATGTGGCCGCTTGTCGGCATTATTAATGAATTATTATTGAATTAAGgcagatataataataataataataataataataatacattttatttgttggcgcctttctaGATAAATAAACTCATCTTGTCTCATTACAAGCACTGTAAACTGGAAAGTCcctgtttaaatttttaaaaacacattcactGTGTTTGGATAAGCTTAATGCTCAACATTCAACTCCCACATTTGCATAAATTTTTTTGGAAATATCCTTTTTTGATGATGGCTGGCAGGGATCAGCATCTCCGGTCCTTGAGGCTGCTGTTCTGCAGGATTTAGGTCCCTGCTGCAgcatacctgattcaaataaaatcattctctaacagcttgttgtgtgttgtagcaggaaaacatccaatacctgcacCGGCCCTGTTCCAGCTTGTTCTTCCATCTCAGCTGCACTCTACAGGGAACCAGTAATTTCAGCAAACATTTTCGTTGTCAATAAGTAGCCTGAATGCAGTGACCAACTGATCCTGGAGAAACATGGCAACGCTAACAGACCGGACTGGGTCTGTCTGAGCAACCATCAAGTCCTCAGGTGTTGCAAAGTCAACAAACTATTAACAATCCCATCTACGTAACTTGGAAACGAGAGAATCTCCCAGTGTGTCAAACTGAAAGAAACTCTACAACTCGGAGGAGACGgaagtttcttttgtttagcAGTAGCCTGTTACTGACAAGCAAGAACACATTATCTtgtaaaattaatatatttttttctttaaatgatccTGTTAACGCtgaacaacagatttttttccaaatgaatGCAATACGCTtcagtttaatatattttgagAAAGTGGCAAAAAGTTTAGGTTGCGGTGAAACAGTATCTTTCAAGCTGCCCAACCTACAGTAGTTTGACTTTAagatttacatgttttgtttatttacaaagaattaCTCATTGAAGCCGGGGCTTTAATCCTCTGCCTCAGTGTTTGTCTTGGCATCCACATATAACCGGTTTGACAAATTcaacaaaaaacattgtttCTGTACAGAggattattgtttgtttatcGTTTGCTTTCTCTTTCATGGTTGCATGTGTGCCTCTGTTTGTATGTGCGTGTCTGCATGGGTGCCCGTCCCTTGGTTACCATAGGAACACGGCTGCCTTGGGATGAACAGTGGCTGATTGAGTCGCTATCGGACTCTACAATCTACATGGCTTACTACACTGTAGCGCACCTCCTCCAGGGAGGTGTGCTCAATGGACAGGGAAAGTCGCCACTGGGCATCAAGTATGTAtgcagcacacaaacacacatgtgcatGTTACCACACAAGAATAAACAAGTGTTAAACCCAAACCGATGCTTCTCTTTTTACTATCTATCTTTTTATCCCTTCTCATTTTATCTCCAAGAAGCGAGACGTGAGATTCCACTGAGAGAGAATATATACTCTCTGTAATAAGTCTGTTTGAGTCTTTGTATTCATCCATGGTGTAATCATAGCACTTTCTGGTCTCCTCAAAGCTCCTTCTTAGGCAGAAAAGTAGGAAACTTATTGGATTATATAAAACTTCTATGCACACTATGCATTTAAGTGGTTCTTCTCACTTCACTTGAATTGAGTACACCCATCTGTCTAACCTTGACCATTCTTCCATTCTCAATGCAACCCCCCCGTCTCCCGCTTCCACAGGCCCGAGCAGATGACAAGAGAGGTGTGGGACTTTATCTTCTTCAAGACATCTCCCTTTCCCAAGACAGACATTCCTAAAGAACATCTACAGAGGCTGAGGAGGGAGTTTGAGTACTGGTACCCTGTGGACGTCCGTGTGTCTGGCAAAGATTTGATTCCTAACCACTTATCCTACTACCTGTACAACCATGTGGCTATGTGGCCCAAAGACAAGTGAGTTTTCCCCATTTGACTGGccagtaaggcaaggcaaatttatttgtatagcacatttcatgtataagACAAGACAGTATagaaaagtatttaaattttgCAAGTATAAGATAAAAGGTGGTTATTTAGTAGTTTTTGGTTTGAACCAGAAACCTTTGGTGGTGCTTTTGTGGCATGGTTATAACTGCTTGGCACCTTAGAGGGAAGGGTAatttcaaacaaaccaaaaattgTTTCACCTTCATCCTGTGATGAGATGTCTTTCCTGTTGGGAATGATCTCTTTCAGGATTTTCAGGTCATTCATGGGACACAAGGAATCATTGTATGGCTTAAAATTAGGTTAATTATTTACTAAGACCTTTATAATCACTCAGTTTGTCACCTGTGTACGACTGCATCTTCCACCACCATCATCAAGATGCCAAATAAGGCGAAATATTTTTTGGAATAACACAGCTCAGTCTCACCTGTAAATATTCACAAACTTGTAAGCCAGTACAGGAGAACCTGAGCTCATCGCAGGTCTGGTCTCACTGAGAGATTTTAGGCTGTTCTGATTTCCTTTTACCATGTCTCCCACTTGTGGCACATCATTCATCGTGTTATAAAACGTCATCATAGAATGATAACAATCTATAACGTGTTGCCATAGCAATGTGATACCAGTAGCCCTAATAATAAAAGGTTCCTTTATCTGCAGTGGGAAGTGGCCACAAGCAGCACGAGCCAATGGACACCTGCTCCTTAACTCTGAAAAGGTATGTGTagtgtttatttacaatatgtcaccataatatttaattaagaaaaaaataagataaaaactaACTATGGTTATTTCTTTATAATTGTAGTTATTTAAATTAAGAGAAATTTGTCAAAATGGTGggagagagttttttttttttttaacagcctCAATTTGATAGTAGCAgcaacttttattatttaataattttaaaaaactttgtttCAGCATTTGATGTGTTGCATTAACCTATTTTAATTGgaataaaagatttaaatagtttgtaaactactcagttttgtttttattttcatttgttgttatAATTTTTgcacaaatattaaatgttacatgaatttattttgcaataaatgtttttaaaggtaATTCTCCACTGGCAGTAATAATGAATGTTGTCAGACACCATATGCCgttcatttgtcattttcagcTGAGAGATCAAATATGTAGGATTATTGCATCATAACAGAAGATTCTGGCTGCTAacatctgctttgtttttcctgtaactCACCAATTCACCAGATGTCCAAATCAACAGGAAACTTCCTCACGCTCAGCCAAGCCATTGACAAGTTTTCAGCAGATggtttgtttatatataaatacatctaCATCCTATTGTTAGCATTTTCCTACTCCCCTctattatgattatttttaattaattattgttgAGGTCTTAAATTGAAACTTGGGTGGAAAAACATGTTGGTTCGAACTCTCACCCACCTATAGTTTTGATTTTAAGCTTTTGCCTGAATAGCATGTAGATGAACCCTCACTGGATGTACATAAAGATTATTTCAGCCATCTcgcatgtgtgttttttttttcttctttttttttgtagttgtttaaactttgtttttgtttttttaatcaaactggaCACTAGATGGGCAAACCCTTTGTGACTCTATAGCCTGAGCTGCCCTGCTGTGAGAGTTAAAGGATTCATGTTCCTATAACAGATGGATGGAGTTTAACGTCTCTTGAGTGATGTGTTTATGGACTGTAGAATATTTTATAAACTAAGTTTCAGCTGTTAAAGTACTTTGCATAAGACTCCTGAAAGACCCAAACTGGTGGATATTTAGATGctatatattataatatctattataaatgcACTGAACAATGCTAAGTTTCTCTTGCATTATTTTTCACCTGTTCTGTTCATTCTCTACTCACAGGTATGCGTCTGGCTCTAGCTGATGCTGGGGACACAGTGGAGGATGCCAATTTTGTTGAGACCATGGCTGATGCTGGCATCTTGCGCCTCTACACGTGGGTGGAGTGGGTAAAGGAGATGATTGCCAACCAGAACAACCTGAGGACGGGCCCTGCAGAC
The sequence above is a segment of the Melanotaenia boesemani isolate fMelBoe1 chromosome 15, fMelBoe1.pri, whole genome shotgun sequence genome. Coding sequences within it:
- the LOC121654407 gene encoding leucine--tRNA ligase, cytoplasmic isoform X2 yields the protein MRSLGLNDQEIVKFANAEHWLEYFPPLAIKDLKQMGVKVDWRRSFITTDVNPFYDSFVRWQFVTLKERKKIKFGKRYTIYSPKDGQPCMDHDRQTGEGVGPQEYTLIKMKIVEPYTAKFKSKVFYSSGMKGKNIFLVAATLRPETMFGQTNCWVRPDMKYVAFETASGDIFISTSRSARNMSFQGFTKENGVVPVVMEILGQDILGCALSAPLTSYKIIYALPMLTIKEDKGTGVVTSVPSDAPDDIAALRDIKKKQALREKYGIEDKMVLPFEPVPIIEIPGYGNLSAPLVCDELKIQSQNDKEKLAEAKEKVYLKGFYEGIMLVDGYKGQKVQDVKKPIQKMMVERGEAMIYMEPEKQVMSRSADECVVALCDQWYLDYGDAEWKQQANEALKSLETFCEETRKNFEATLDWLQEHACSRTYGLGTRLPWDEQWLIESLSDSTIYMAYYTVAHLLQGGVLNGQGKSPLGIKPEQMTREVWDFIFFKTSPFPKTDIPKEHLQRLRREFEYWYPVDVRVSGKDLIPNHLSYYLYNHVAMWPKDNGKWPQAARANGHLLLNSEKMSKSTGNFLTLSQAIDKFSADGMRLALADAGDTVEDANFVETMADAGILRLYTWVEWVKEMIANQNNLRTGPADTFNDRVFASEMNAGILKTEQHYERMMYKEALKSGFFEFQAAKDKYRELAIEGMHRDLVFQFIERQTLLLAPICPHLCEYTWGLLGKTGSLMKASWPLAGPVDEILIRSSQYLMETAHDLRLRLKAYMLPPKNKKGDSKPPAKPSHCTIYVAKNYPPWQHSTLSLLGKHYKSNNGVLPDNKVIASELGALPELKKYMKRVMPFVAMIKENLEKSGPRVLDLELEFDERAVLVENLVYLTNSLELEQIDVLFASEADDKVKEDCCPGKPFSVFRSEPGVCVSLINPQPSNGLFSTKVDIRQGDSRDIIIRRLARVNRLIKDLSRVKLMRYEDPILGPRRVPVLGQEEQGKLPISSKSVFNINLEEKRVTLADNGLTVDIGDTLVYLIN